From the genome of bacterium (Candidatus Blackallbacteria) CG13_big_fil_rev_8_21_14_2_50_49_14:
ATCCATTCCCGCATCGCCAATAGCGGTCATAGCCCGCAAAGCGTGTTTAAAACTGTCCCGGCGCTGGCGAATCTGCTGATGGGCCTTTTCAAGCCCATCAAGACTGACTGAAACACGCTTCATACCAGCTTGTGCCATGGTTCGAGCGCGTTCAGGCGTCATGTCCCAGCCGCCCGTGGTCATGACTGGGGTGATACCCGCCTCGGCCAAAGCTGAAACCAGGGGCAAAAAAACGGGAGAGAGATAAGCCTCTCCCCCGATCAGAACGACTTCGCGCGTACCGAGTTCTGCCAACTGAGGAACAATCAACAGGGCTTCTTCTGGGCTCAGTTCCTGCTGGCGGGAGACTGCCGCACGCGAACCACAATGTAGACAGGCATGATCGCAGCTAAGTGTCAGTTCCCAGACCACATAGGCCGGAAAAAGTTTTGGTTGCTCGGGCTCAATCTGCCTGCCTTTCAGCTCAGACCAACGTTCCAGCGATCTGCTCACGGTTTTGTGCTGGCCTCTGGGCTGGGTGAAGCAGTACTTTGCGGAGAAACCGTGGGGGCAGCAGAGGGCGATGCCGAAGCTACCGGCGATTCTGAAGCAGGTGGGGAGGGTTCTCCTGAATTTGTGGGAGATGGAGAAGACGTGACACAAGCTCCCTGGTTTTCAATTTTAGGATCACATTCCGGCATTGGAGGAGGCGTCCCATAACAGGCGGAAAGTGTCATGGTCAAACTGCTTCCCAAGAATAGATTCGCCGCAAGTTTCCAGGATCGGGCGGCTGAGGTTTTGATCATTCGATCACAATGGGGACATTGTTGATAACTGGGCGGAACAAAACCTTGGCAGCTTCTACATTGTTTCATCTTTACATCCCATCAATTTACTTTTTTGTAAATAATTATAGAAGATCAGGAGTAGGCTTGTAAATCCTCTCAATCAAACTTTTTATTTGTCGTTCAGAATCAGCGCGCCAATTTTCAAGCCCAGGCATGGGCTGCAGCCCCGTCAAGCATCTGCTTTACCACCTGAATCTCTGCAAAAGGATGGCCCCCCTCAAAAAACATGTCTTAAAGTTTTACTGAAGATAATGATTGAATGAGAATCTGTTTTGTTTTCAATCATTGACCTGTATAAAAACTTGATCAATCTTTGTGAACCGTTTAAAGTCATGAATATTAGAAATAAATGAACCTATGCAAAGGAGGCAAACTCGATGGGAGGCAACGCATTTGAGCATCTCAAGCGTCTGAATGCAGCAGACTATAAAATTTACGCGCAGGAGGTAAAAAACCGCCTGACGCCTCATTTCAAGAAGATCCGAGAAATTCCCTATTACCACCAGAAACCAGATTTTGGCGATCTCGACCTCTTGATTGAAAAACCCCGCCCTGAGCGTCGGGAATTGGAAAAACTGCTGATTGAAGGGTTTGCGCTACAAACTCAGGATATATTTTGGAACAAAGACATCGTCTCGTTTAAATATGAAAATTTTCAGACCGACCTGATTTTCGTCGCCCCTGAACATTTTGCCACTGCCCAATTCTACTTTGCCTATAACGATCTCAACAATTTGGTGGGCCGGATTGCGCATAAATTCGGCGTTAAATTTGGCTGGGACGGGCTGACCTATCAAATCCGCACGGAAAGCGGCCATCGGGCGCAAAAGCTGCAACTTTCTACCCAGCCAGCTGAAATCTATGCCTTTCTGGGCTATGATTATCAACGCTGGCAAAAAGGCTTTGAAAATCTGGCTGAAATCTTTGAATTTGTCTGCACTACCCCCTATTTCAATCCAGAGATCTTCGCCTATGAAGCCCTCAACCATCAAAACCGTACCCGCAATAAAAAGCGCTTTACCTACCAAGAATTTCTCACATGGCTTGATCAGCAAAGCTTCAAAGCCTATCGCTTTGAAGAGGACAAATCGGTTTATTTAATTCGGCTGCACAATGCCTTTCCCCAAGCCGATTTGCTCGGCCAATTGAAAGCCTATGCCCAGGAACAGGCGGGTTTTGAAGCCCAGCGTGAAAAATTCAATGGCGAGCGGGTCATGGCCTGGACTGGCTTGAATGGCCAAGATTTGGGTTTGAGCATTGCCGGTTTTCGCAAGCACATTCAAACCCAAACCCAGGAAAGCTTTGAAGCCTGGCTTGAACCCCGCAGCGCAGAAGAAATTGAGCAAAGTTTCAGAAACTGGTTCAGCAGCGTGACAACCCCATAATATCCAATTTGATTTTTGTTTCAAAAATTGATCTGTTCGCTATTTTTTCAAGTCGGGCCTGTGGCACAATGGTTCTGCGCCTGAAAGACTGTTGAAGGAGACCCCCATGAAAGCCGATTGGGAAATTGCACGCGACGCCGAACCCGAAATGAAAACCGCCTGGGAGTTGGGAGACGCCCTGGGGCTGGATCCTCAGGAAATTTTGCCCCATGGCCATTTTCTGGCCAAACTGGATTATCGCAAAATTCTGGAACGCCTCAAGGATCAGCCCCAAGGCCATTATATTGACGTCACGGCGATTACGCCGACCCCCCTGGGGGAAGGTAAATCCACCACCACGATAGGTCTGATTCAGGGTCTGGGTCGCTTGGGCAAGCGGGTCACCGGCGCGATTCGCCAACCTTCCATGGGCCCGATCTTCAATATCAAAGGCTCTGCCGCAGGCGGCGGTTATGCCCAATGCATTCCGCTGAGTGAGTTCAGTCTGGGTTTAACCGGCGATTTCGACGCTATTATCACGGCACATAATCTTGGCATGGTGGCCCTGACCAGCCGCATGCAACATGAATTTAATTATGACGATGCCCTGCTTGAAAGCAAAAATCTCAAACGCCTGAATATTGATCCCCGCAATCTGGCCACCGGCTGGGTCATGGATCTTTGCGCCCAATCCCTGCGCGAAATTGTGATCGGCATGGGCGGTAAAATGGATGGACTGCTGACCCAGTCGGGCTTTCAAATTGCAGTCTCCAGTGAATTGATGGCCATTTTAAGCGTGGCGAATGATCTGGCCGACCTGCGGGCCCGGATCGCCAAGATGATTTTGGCCTATGATAAATCCGGAAAACCCGTGACCTGTGCAGATCTGGAGGTGGATGGTGCCATGAGCGCTTTGATGGTCAAGGCCCTCAATCCCAATCTCATGCAAACCCTGGAAGGTCAACCTGTTTTGGTGCATGCTGGGCCTTTTGCAAATATTGCCCTGGGCCAGTCGTCAATCCTGGCAGATCGACTGGGGTTGAAACTTGCAGATTACCATGTCACCGAAAGTGGCTTTGGTGCAGATATTGGCTTCGAAAAATTCTGGAACCTGAAATGCCGTTTTTCTGGCCTGCGGCCCTCCTGTGCCGTAATCGTGGCGACTGTCCGCGCCTTGAAAATGCATGGTGGGGGGCCTGCCGTAGCCCCGGGAAAACCGCTTGACCCCGCCTATACCCAATCAGCACCTGAACTGGTCGAAAAAGGCCTGGAGAATCTGAAAGCCCACCTTGAAATCGTGCGGCAAAGTGGCGTGCCTGCGGTGGTTTGCTTAAACCATTTTGTTACGGACAGCCCGGAAGAAGTTGAAAGGGTACGCCAGGCCGTTGAATCGATGGAAGCGCGCTTTGCGGTTTCTCGCCATTGGGAACTGGGCGGTGCCGGAGCTGAAGCATTGGCAGAAGCCGTATTGGATGCCTGTCAAGAAAAATCTGAATTTGAATTTCTCTATCCTGACAGTCTGCCACTTTCTGAAAAAATTGAGCGGATTGCGACCCGCATCTATGGGGCAAAGGGCGTTCAATTCCTGCCTGCCGCCAAGGCCCAATTGAAAAAAATTGAAGCGGATCCGATCGTGTCGAAATTTGGAACCTGCATGGCCAAAACCCACCTTTCGCTCTCAGACAACCCCGCCTTGAAAGGGCGCCCCCAGGATTGGGAATTAACCGTTCGGGAACTGAAAGTGTATCAAGGGGCGGGATTTGTCGTCCCTGTGGCCGGGGATATCAAACTCATGCCTGGAACCGCTTCAGATCCAGCCTACCGCCGCATTGATGTGGATACAGAAACCGGCCAGGTCACGGGCTTGTTCTGAATCTGTCTGGTTTGAGAGGCTGAAAGGCGAGATGAGATTCAGTAGGGCTGAAAAAACACAGAAATTCAAAGCGACAGAAACCCAGCCAAAACACAGGGTAAACACTATGAAAGCTCTTGTTTTCGGGTTATTGGGAGTTTGCCTGCTCGCGCAGACAGCGGAATCGGCTGCGCCCCCTTCTCCCGCGATGGAATACCGCACGCTCTGTTCCCGACAGGGCCTCTGTAAACAACTCTCTCGCCTGATTCTGGGCACGGATCATCTGGGCAATCTGCCCCAGGTACAAACCCTTGAAGTTTTGAATGAAGCCCTCAAATTGGGAATCAATACCTTCGATACCGCCCCGATTTATACCGACAAAATCGAAATCCGCCTGGGCGCATGGCTTGCCCGCCAAAATCGAACGGATCTGCATGTGATTACCAAGGGCGGATTCCCTCGAGATTTGGGGCCAGGCACCTACCAAAGCCGCCTCAAAACCAGTAAAGCAGAGATTGTGACTCAGGTATCTGAAGAACTCGAAAAATCCAGAGCCCAGTACCGGCAAAAGATCAGCATTTATCTCATGCACCGTGACGATGCAGATTTTAATAATTATCAGCGGGTCAAACGGGAACAAACTCCTGTGCAGACCGTCCTCGAAGCGCTCTCTGCCCCCCTGCTGACCCAGCATTTTGATTTTTTAGGCCTTTCCAATTGGCGCACGGCCCGTGTCGAAGAAGCCCTGCAACTGGCGCAAACTCACCCAGATTTCAGCCAGCCGCTTTGCAACAGCCCCTATTTTTCGCTGCTTGAAATGGGGCCGGTGACGATTCACTCTGGCGGCGTTCAAGTCAAACATGCCGAGATGATGCGGGCTGATTTTCAAAGGGGGATCAGCCTCATGCCCTATTCCCCCCTGGGCGGGTTTTCGATTTTTTCAAGGGGGTGGGAAAGCGCCAAAGCCCATGCCTATCGCCTCAAGATGCAAAAAGACAGGTATTGGCGCAACCTCTTTGATGCGATCTTTACAGAAGCGAATCATCAACGCTATTTGCGCGCAGAAGCCTTTGCCAAAGCGTTTAATCTTCAACACCAGACCCATTACAGCCTCGATCAGTTTGTGAATGCCTATGCACTGGCGCATCCTCGCAGTGATTTTTTGATCATCGGTCCTCGCAGTGTGGCGCAGCTCAGACGCACGGTGGAAGCTTTAAAGCTGGCCAAAGCTCTAAATGCCGAAGACCTGGATTGGCTGTATGGGAAAGAATCAGTTTCCCATTAAATGAAATTTAACTTAATCTAAATCCTAAGATACACATGTTTGACCCCAATTTGCACGATAAACTTTCTAGAGAAACACATATCCAGAGAGAGTAACACCATGTCTTCAATTAATTTTGTTCAAAATTCTGTCAGTTTACAAACGCCAAGCCAAGCCAAACCTGCTCAAAAATCTGAAGCAATAAAATTAGAAACCAAACAAACGAATATTCAAAAAGACCATCTCGAAGTGCAGACCCATTCAAAGAGCCCAGTGATGAACGTATTGGGGGGCAGCTTTGCCGGTTTATTGGTCGGTGGAAGTGTGGGTGGCCTCGGCGCAGGGGTTGCAGACATGGTGATCAACAACGGTTATGATCTGGTGGGTGCTTTCTCATTTGGAGCACGTTTGGGTGCAGGCGTCGGTTTGCTCACAGGAGCAACCGTTGCTCAACTTACCGACACGAAAACGAAAGCTGGTGTATATGGAACACTGGCAGGAGCGATTGCCGGGGGTGCGGTCGGTCTGATTGCTGAGCGCAGTTTATATGCTGTAAGCTTGGGTGCCAGCTTTGGTGCAGTCACCGGTGGCGCCAGCAGCGTCGCCGTTTCTCATTTTCTTGGCCATTAAATTATTTAAAAATCAAAGCATCCTATTGAGCCCGGAAAACACCTGCCGTGGTGCCCATATAGAGGCGAACCGGATTCACGGCAATCGTATTGACCTCCAAGGAGGGATTGGCCAACCCCGTGCCCATCTGAGCCCAGGCGCTGCCCCCATTGGTGCTGCGGAAAATCCCGCCACGGGTCGCCACATAGACATTTTGAGTAATGACCGGATCAATCGCCAGAGCCAAGACATCCATATTGTCCAGACCTGTCCCACTGGATCCCAAGGGATAGCCATGGGTGGCATCTCGGCCAATCTGAACCCAATTGCCCGGATCCTCACGCTGCCAGACCCCAACAAAATAGCCGCCAGAAGGGCCACCTGGGGGGGTGCAGACAAAGTTGATAAAACAACCGCCCAAGCCCCCGCCATAAAGACGGGCTGAAACGGTAGGATGGGCGACCAAAGCCCGCACATCGACCCCCGAAAGGAAAAACCCCGAAGCAAAGGACAAACCATTGTTGATCGTGGTCCACCCCGTGCTCGCGACAGTGTCCGCACTGGCACGGTGCACCCCAGCACCATAGCTGCCAGCATAGAGCAGCGTGGCATTGGGAGCTGCTGGATAAAATAGAGAAAGAGAACTGATCTTTTGGCTCTGCAGCCCAGTACTGACCGAAGCCCAGCTTAAACCAGCATCCTTGCTGACAAAAACGCCGCCACCATAGGTACCTGCATAGATCGTGTCTGGGCTTCGGGCATCTATCGCCAGAGCCCGCACATCTAAATGACTCAAACCTGCCGCTGCGCCCAAAACACTCCAATGTGCCCCGCCATCGTTGCTGCGGTAGATGCCCTGACTCTGGGTTCCGGCCAAGAGAATCTGAGCATTGGTGGGGTGAATAGCCAGGGCCTGAACCGTCCCAGAAGTTGCACCCGCCAGCCTATTGACACAACTGTCGGTTCCACCACTGGCAGTGCATTTCCAGACCCCTCCCTGCGAGGCTCCCGCCACAGCCGATCCTGCCCAAACCACTTGGGAATCGGTCTTCAGAGCCGCCAAAGCCTGAATATTCTCACTGC
Proteins encoded in this window:
- a CDS encoding heme biosynthesis protein, with translation MSRSLERWSELKGRQIEPEQPKLFPAYVVWELTLSCDHACLHCGSRAAVSRQQELSPEEALLIVPQLAELGTREVVLIGGEAYLSPVFLPLVSALAEAGITPVMTTGGWDMTPERARTMAQAGMKRVSVSLDGLEKAHQQIRQRRDSFKHALRAMTAIGDAGMD
- a CDS encoding formate--tetrahydrofolate ligase (catalyzes the formation of 10-formyltetrahydrofolate from formate and tetrahydrofolate); amino-acid sequence: MKADWEIARDAEPEMKTAWELGDALGLDPQEILPHGHFLAKLDYRKILERLKDQPQGHYIDVTAITPTPLGEGKSTTTIGLIQGLGRLGKRVTGAIRQPSMGPIFNIKGSAAGGGYAQCIPLSEFSLGLTGDFDAIITAHNLGMVALTSRMQHEFNYDDALLESKNLKRLNIDPRNLATGWVMDLCAQSLREIVIGMGGKMDGLLTQSGFQIAVSSELMAILSVANDLADLRARIAKMILAYDKSGKPVTCADLEVDGAMSALMVKALNPNLMQTLEGQPVLVHAGPFANIALGQSSILADRLGLKLADYHVTESGFGADIGFEKFWNLKCRFSGLRPSCAVIVATVRALKMHGGGPAVAPGKPLDPAYTQSAPELVEKGLENLKAHLEIVRQSGVPAVVCLNHFVTDSPEEVERVRQAVESMEARFAVSRHWELGGAGAEALAEAVLDACQEKSEFEFLYPDSLPLSEKIERIATRIYGAKGVQFLPAAKAQLKKIEADPIVSKFGTCMAKTHLSLSDNPALKGRPQDWELTVRELKVYQGAGFVVPVAGDIKLMPGTASDPAYRRIDVDTETGQVTGLF